GGCGCCAAGAACCACATGGTGGTGATGCCCGACGCCGACCTGGACCAGGCCGTCGACGCGCTGGTCGGCGCCGGTTATGGCTCGGCCGGCGAGCGCTGCATGGCGATCTCGGTGGCGGTGCTGGTCGGTGACGTGGCCGACAAGATCATCCCCAAGCTGGCCGAACGTGCGCGCTCGCTGGTCGTGAAGAACGGCATGGAGCTCGACGCCGAAATGGGCCCCATCGTGACCCGGCAGGCGCTGGAGCGCATCGAGGGCTACATCGCGCTCGGCGTGGAGGAGGGCGCGGAGCTGGTGGTCGATGGGCGTGGCTTCAAGGTGCCGGGCCACGAAGCGGGCTTCTTCACCGGCGGCACGCTGTTCGACAAGGTCACGCCGGACATGCGCATCTACAAGGAAGAGATCTTCGGCCCGGTGCTGTCCTGCGTGCGCGCCAAGGACTTCGCTGAAGCCGTGGACCTGGTCAACGCCCACGAATTCGGCAACGGCGTGGCTTGCTACACCCGCGACGGACACATCGCCCGCGAGTTCGCCCGCCGCATCCAGGTCGGCATGGTCGGCATCAACGTGCCGATCCCGGTGCCGATGGCCTGGCACGGTTTCGGCGGCTGGAAGCGCAGCCTGTTCGGCGACATGCATGCCTACGGCGAGGAAGGCGTGCGCTTCTACACCAAGCAGAAGAGCGTGATGCAGCGCTGGCCAGAGAGCACGGCCAAGGGCGCCGAATTCGTCATGCCGACGGCGAAGTAAAAAAGGAGCGGCTGGCTGATCAGTCGCTGGGGACTCATCGGGCAATGCGGCGGGTTGCTTCTGCGCATCTTTTATCTTCTTCTTCTTGGCGGGCGGTTCTCCCCGAGGCCGGTCCGGGTACTTGAACTTCAGCAGATCGTTGAGCAGCGGCTCGACTGTCTTCTCAACTATGTAGCACAACTCCAATTGGCCAGCGCTGTCGGCCATCAGGTGAATGTTTTCGCGTATCCACGCCTCTTTTTGCGGCTCGAGCGCAGCCAGCACGGCGTCTGTGATGTCCGGTTCATTGGTGGCGCCGTCATAGGCCAGAGAAATGGCGCGGTCGATCAGCTCATCCACTTTTTCCTGGAACCGGTTGGGCGTGCCTTTTGCGATGCGGGCTTCAATGGCATCGCGGCGCTGGATGATGGTGTCGAACAACTGCTGGCGCAGCGCTTGGTCGGGGACGTGGCGGTCGATCTCGGCGCGTATGTCTTCGTCGGGCACCGCCAGGATTCGGTCCATGCTTTCTCGCAGCATTGCACCGGACGTCAGCCCGAACATGAGGCCGTTGGGCCCGCCGCCGTCTTCGCGAGCCTGCAGGTCCGGGAAAGTCATCATCGAAAATTCATTCGCCTCCGGCCCGAAGCTCTTGCGCCCCCTCGTGGCACGGTAGACGCCCGATCCGCCGAAGTCCAGGAAAAAAGGCAGCAGGCGGCCCTCGGGCAGTTCGACGAAGCCCAGGTTGTCGCAGCCGAGGCCGATGATGTCCCGGTTGTTGAGCACGGCCGCAGCGACGAATGCCATCCCGACTTCCGGGCAGGCACGGGGGATGGAGGCCAGCACCTTGGCATCGAACGCGCAATTCGGAAAAAGCTCGTTGGCCAGCTTGATGCGATCGATGCTGGCGCTGGCCACGTAGGTTTGGCCGTCGTGTTCCAGCACCTGCGTCTGCGGCACGTTCAAACCAAAGCGGCGCGCCAGGTTGCCGAACAGCACTTCGTGGTGCGCCTTCTCGGGTTCGCTGACTTTTTTGACGTAATAGGTGGTGCCGGTAGCCGGATCCAGGAACACGCCGAGACGGCGGTTGTTGGCGGGCGGCTCGATGCGGTGCATGCGGCGCAAGTCCAGGCCGGCGTTGCGGTTGGTGAACAGGCGTTGCTTCGATCCAAAGAGTGGGGTCAGTGAGTCCTGATCTTGCGGGTAGACGAAGCCCTTTTCCGCCATGAGCCGGGTAAGGAGATAGTCGCGAACGGGCGGATCTGCCGTGACGGGCGCGTTGTTTCCGGTGGAGGGAATTTGGTTGGCGCCGGATATAGGCAGGCGTATGCCGCCCGTGGCGGACGGAGCGATGGGAAACATGCGGATCTTTCGATAAAAGCGCCTGGCAAGCCCAGGCATTCGCATGCTCGTCAGCGGCTGCGTGCTTGTCGCCCCTGGCGGCGCAACCACGATCGGCCAACCGACGCGAGGCTCACTCGATGGTCGCGCCCGACGCCTTCACGATGTCTTTCCACTTCACATAATCGGTTTTTACCAGTGCGCCGAAGGCATCGGTTGTCATCGACAGCGGCTCGGCGCCCTGGTCGTGGATGGCGTTGCGCATCTCCGGCGCCGCCATCAGCTTGTTCACTTCGCGGTTGAGTTGCGCGACCACCGGCGCCGGGGTTCCGGCCGGTGCGAAGAGGCCGTACCAGGTGCTCACGTCGACGTCCTTGTAGCCGAGCTCGGCGAGCGTGGGCACATCCGGCAGCGAGGTGCTGCGCCTGGCCGAGGTGACGGCCAGCGGGCGCAGCTTGCCCGCCTTGATCTGCCCCATGGCCGAAGGCACCGACGACACCATCAGGTCGACGTTGCCGGCCAGCACGTCCATCATGGCCGGGTTGGATCCCTTGTAGGGCACGTGGCGGATCTGGATACCGGCGGCGTTCTTGAAGATCTCGCCGGCCAGGTGGATGGTGGTGCCGTTGCCGGGCGAGCCGTACGTGATGATGTCGGGCTGCGCGCGGGCGGCGGTCACCACGTCGCCGAGCGTGCGAAATCGCGGGTTGCTCGCCGACGTGACGATGAGGATCGGCGTGAAAGCCACATGTGCCACCGCCACCAGATCCTTGGTGGGGTCGTAACCCACGTTCTTGTAGAGCCAGGGCGCCACGACCATGTTGTCCTTCTGGCCCATCACCAGGTCGTAGCCGGTGGGCATGGCCTTGGCTGCTTCGGCGATGCCGATGGTGCCGCCAGCGCCCGCGCGGTTGTCGGGCACGACTGTCCACTTGGTGGCCTCGGTCAGCTTTTGCGCCACCAGTCGCGAAAGGATGTCGGTGCCGCCGCCGGGAGGGAAGGGCACGATCAGGCGGATCGGTTTGGTGGGGTAGGACGTTTGGGCGAAGGCCGGAGCGGCAAGCGCCAGGCCGACGGCGGCGAGCGCGAGTTGTCTGCGGATCATGGGAAGAGGTCTCCGAAAAGCGGGCAGCGGCGCCCGCGTGGAGCTCTTTCGGCCCCGACGCCAGACGCGCGAGGCGGCGAGTGTGCCGTAAAACCGGCGAGCCGCTGCAGCGGGAAAACCGCAAGGCCCGTTTCGCCGCCTTGGCGGCGACCTCGGCATCAGCGGCGCAGGACCTGCCTCACGAGGGGTCCTTGCTGCGCGTCCGGCTGGCGGCGCTGAAGATGCCGATGCCCAGGATGATCATCGCGCCGATCGCGATGTAGGTGGTCGGCACGCCCATGGTGACAGCGGCCCAGACCAGGCCGCCGAGGAAGATCAGGAAACCGATCATGTAGATGGCAAACGACACGATTGACTCCGTAGCGATGGAAATGAACCAAAGCATGTCGCGTGGATCGCAAGACAAGCGTACGCACCGGCCGTTTGTTCGTCATCGGCCGACTCCTACAACCAAGTCCGGTGCGCCCAGGGGTCGCTCCTTGGCGGGGCGTAGTGCCCGCATACAATCCGAGGTTCGCCTGCCTGACGCCTTTGCCGGCGTGGGCGCAGGACGATCCGCCCTTCATTCCTTACCGACGACCTTCGAGGGTCGTGGAGCAGAACCCGTGTTTATCTCTTCCGCATTCGCCCAGACCGCTCCCGCCGCCACCGCCGCAGGCGGCGGCATGATGTCCTCGCTCACCGGCATGCTGCCGCTGGTGCTGATGTTCGTGGTGCTGTACTTCATCATGATCCGCCCGCAGATGAAGAAGCAGAAGGAACACCGCCTGATGATCGAGGCGGTCGCCAAGGGCGACGAGATCGCCACCGCCGGCGGCATCATCGGCCGCATCACCAAGCTCGGCGAAGGCACCGTCTCCATGGAAGTTTCTCCGGGCGTCGAAGTGCAGCTGCAGCGCTCGGCCATCGCGCAGGTCCTGCCCAAGGGCACCCTGAAGTAAGCAACAGGCCAGAAAAGCAGGCTCCGGCGACCGGCGTGCGTGCCGGGCCCCCTGCGTTGTGTCACCCGGGACCGCCCCGCTGGAGCCGCGGTCCCCTCCCAGCGGCGTTGCCGCACGAAGCGCGATCATGAACCGTTATCCGGTCTGGAAGTACACGATCCTGTTGATCGTGTTGCTGGTGGGCGTGCTCTACACCCTGCCCAATTTCTTCGGCGAGGCGCCTGCGGTGCAGGTGTCGGCGGCCAAGTCGGCGGTGCGTGTGGACGAATCCACCCGCGAACGCGTCGAACAGGCGCTCAAGGCGGCGAGCCTGCCCACCGGCGGCGTCACGCTCGACGGCACCTCGGTGCGCGCCCGTTTCGAGTCGACGGACGAGCAGCTCAAGGCGCGCGACGCGGTGCAGCGCGCGCTGGTGACCGACGCCAACGACCCGTCCTACGTGGTCGCGCTCAACCTGCTGTCGCGGTCGCCCGCCTGGCTCACCAAGCTCGGCGCGGTGCCGATGTACCTCGGCCTGGACCTGCGCGGCGGCGTGCATTTCATGCTGCAGGTCGACATGAATGCGGCGCTCGACAAGAAGGTCGAGTCCTATGCCGGCGACCTGCGCGGCGCGCTGCGCGACAAGAACATCCGCCACGGCGGCATCTCGCGCGACGGCCAGGCCGTCGAAGTGCGCACTCGCGATGCGGCCACGGTGACGGCGGTCAAGAACGTCATCGCCGACCAGTTCCCCGACCTGGTCACCAGCGATGCCGGCGACGGCGAGAACGCCCGCGTGGTCGCCCGCATCAAGCCCGAGGCGGTGCGCAAGGTGCAGGACCAGGCGCTCAAGCAGAACATCACCACGCTGCACAACCGCATCAACGAACTCGGCGTGGCCGAGCCGGTGATCCAGCAACAGGGCGCCGACCGCATCGTGGTGCAGCTGCCCGGCGTGCAGGACACCGCCAAGGCCAAGGACATCCTGGGCCGCACCGCCACGCTCGAAGTGCGCATGGTCGACGAGAGCAGCGAAGCCCGCGCCGCGGAGCGCAACAGCGGCGCCGTGCCCTTCGGCGACGAGAAATACAGCGATCGTGCCGGCCAGGCCATCGTCGTCAAGAAGCAGGTCGTGCTGACCGGCGAGAACCTGACCGACGCGCAACCCGGCTTCGACAACCAGACTCAGCAGCCCACCGTCAACCTCACGCTCGACGCCAAGGGTTCGCGCATCTTTCGCGACGTGACCCGCGACAACATCGGCAAGCGCATGGCCATCGTGCTCTTCGAGAAGGGCAAGGGCGAAGTCGTGACCGCACCGGTGATCCGCTCCGAAATCTCGGGCGGTCGGGTGCAGATCTCCGGCAGCATGACCACCGTGGAAGCCAACGACACCGCGCTGCTGCTGCGCGCGGGCTCGCTGGCGGCACCCATGGAAATCATCGAGGAACGCACCATCGGCCCGAGCCTGGGCGCCGAGAACATCTCGCGCGGCTTCCACAGCGTGGCCTGGGGCCTGGCGGCGATCGCCGTCTTCATGTGCATCTACTACGCGCTGTTCGGCGTCATCTCCAGCATCGCGCTGATCGTCAACGTGATGCTGCTGGTGGCCATCCTGTCGATGCTGCAGGCCACGCTCACCCTGCCCGGCATCGCCGCCATGGCGCTGGCACTCGGTGTCGCGATCGACTCCAACGTGCTGATCAACGAACGCATCCGCGAGGAACTGCGCAACGGCGCCACGCCGCAGGCGGCCATCGCCACTGGCTACGACCGGGCCTGGGCCACCATCCTGGACTCCAACGTCACCACGCTCATCGCCGGTCTGGCCCTGCTGGCCTTCGGTTCGGGGCCGGTGCGCGGCTTCGCGGTGGTGCATTGCATCGGCATCCTGACCAGCATGTTCTCGGCCGTTTTCTTCTCGCGTGGCCTGGTCAACCTCTGGTATGGCCGCCGCAAGAAACTCAAGAGCGTTGCCATCGGCACCGTGTGGCGCCCGGGCGCAGATGCGGCCTCCGGCGCGGTCGTGAAGTAAGGACAGAGCAAAAGCCATGGAATTCTTCCGCATCCGCCGCGACATCCCGTTCATGCGCCACGCGCTGGTCCTGAACGCGGTCTCCATCCTCACCTTCGTCGCCGCCGTCTTCTTTCTGCTCCACCGCGGGTTGCACCTGTCGGTGGAATTTACCGGCGGCACGGTGATGGAGGTCAATTACGCGCAGCCGCCCGAGCTGGAGGCCGTGCGCAAGGCCGTCGCCGGGCTGGGTTTCCAGGACGTGCAGGTGCAGAACTTCGGCACCGCGCGCGACGTCATGATCCGCCTGCCGGCGCAGAAGGGCGTGAGCTCGGCGCAGCAGAGCGAGCGTGTCTTGACGGCGCTGCAGACCGACCCGGCTGCCGGCGTGTCGCTGCGCCGTGTGGAGTTCGTCGGCCCGCAGGTCGGCGAGGAGCTCGCCACCGACGGCCTGAAGGCGCTCGGCGTGGTGGTTCTCGGCATCATGGTCTACCTGGCCTTCCGCTTCGAATGGAAGTTCGCCGTCGCCACCGTGCTGGCCAACCTGCACGACGTGGTCATCATCCTGGGCTTCTTCGCCTTCTTCCAGTGGGAGTTCTCGCTGGCGGTGCTGGCGGCGGTGCTGGCGGTGCTGGGTTATTCGGTCAACGAGTCGGTCGTGATCTTCGACCGGGTACGCGAGACCTTCCGGCGCCAACGCAAGATGGACACCGAGGCGGTCATCAACCACGCCATCACCTCCACCATCAGCCGGACCATCATCACCCACGGTTCTACCCAGATGATGGTGCTGTCGATGTTCTTCTTCGGCGGCGCGACGCTGCACTACTTCTCGCTGGCGCTGACCATCGGCATCCTGTTCGGCATCTACTCCTCGTGCTTCGTCGCTGCCGCCATCGCGATGTGGCTCGGCGTGAAGCGCGAAGACCTGGTCAAGCCGGTGGCTGCCAAGGGCGACGCCAACGACCCGAACAACGGCGCGCAGGTCTGACGACCAGACCGGCACGACCGGCGGCGCGGCTCCAGCAAGAGCGGGAGCGCGTGCCGATCTGATTGGCAGGTGACCCGCGACCCAGCCGAGGCTTCATTGGCCGGTCTTGCCGTGATCCGGGATCGCCGTCGCCACCGGAGGCCGCGCAAAGCGCGGGCCGATTGCCCGAGAGGCGCGGCAGCGAGCCTACGCCGAGCCAGCCCGCCGCCCCCGGGCCGGGGGTAGGCGAAGACAAGAAGTGCGCAGCCTGGGGGCGAGCCATCATTCCGTCACGCTCGGGTCGCTATAGACCGCGGTGAGCGGAAAACGCTGCCCGGCCAGATAGTCCTCCAGGCATCGCAGCAGCAAGGGGCTGCGATGCCGCTCGGGACAGGCGCGAATCTCGTCGGCCGTCATCCAGATCGCGCGGACGATGCCTTCATCCAATGGAAGTTCGGGGTGCTCCGCGCCCACTTCGCCGGAAAAGGCGAAACGGAGATAGGTGATGTCCTCGTTGTCCCGGCTGCGGGTAAAGCGCGAGATGTAGATCCCCACCAGGGCCGTCGGCGTGAACTCGTGCGCCGACTCTTCCATCGCTTCGCGCGCACATCCCTGTGCGGGGGTTTCACCCGGGTCCAGATGGCCGGCGGGGTTGTTCAACTTGAGGCCGTCGGCGGTTTCTTCCTCGACCAGGAGAAACCGGCCGTCCCTTTCCATCACCGCCGCGACGGTAACGTTGGGCTTCCAACGGACAGGTGGCGGTTGCTGCGTCATGGGCGGCATTATCCCGGCGCGACGTGACGTTAAGCTGCGCGATAGACCAAAAAAACACAGTCCCGCCTAGGAGACATCATGGAAAAAACCTGGCTGCGAAGCTACCCGCCGGAAGTGCCTGCCGAAATCGATGCGAGCGCCTATCGCTCGCTCGCACAGCTGATCGAAGAAGGCTTTCGCGCGCATGCCGACAAGGTGGCCTACACCTTCATGGGCGCCGACATCCGTTTCGCCGACACGCAGGCCGACTGCGGTCGTATCGCGGCCTACCTTCAGGGTCTGGGCCTGGCCAAGGGTGACCGCGTGGCCCTCATGATGCCCAACCTGCCGCAGTATCCGGCGGCCGTCGCGGCGGTGATCCGGGCCGGTTGCGTGGTGGTCAACGTCAATCCGCTCTACACCGCTCGCGAACTGGAGCACCAGCTGCGCGATTCCGGCGCCAAGGCGATCTTCATCCTGGAAAACTTCGCGCACACCTTGCAGCAATGCCTGCCGAAGACATCGGTGCAGCACATCGTGCTGTGCGCCACCGGCGACCGGTTGGGTTGGCTCAAGGGCGCGCTGGTCAATCTGGTGGTGCGGCGCGTCAAGAAGATGGTTCCGGCCTTCGACCTCCCACAGGCCGTGCGCTTCAACGCTGCCTTGGCACGCGGCGCCCGCCTGCCGTTTCGTGCGCCGGAGATCGGGCCGGACGACATCGCCATGCTCCAGTACACCGGCGGCACGACCGGTGTCGCCAAGGGCGCGGTGCTGCTGCATCGCAACGTGCTGGCCAACGTGCTGCAGTCCGAGGCCTGGCATGCGCCGGCCATGAGCAAGGTGCCGGGCGGCGAGCAGCACACCTTCGTCTGCGCCTTGCCGCTGTATCACATCTTCGCCTTCACCGTGATCATGATGTTGGCGCTACGCACCGGCAGCAAAGCCATCCTGGTGCCCAATCCGCGTGACCTCAAAGGCACCTTGAAAACCTTGTCGAAGCAGCGCTTCCACGTCTTCCCGGCCGTCAATACGCTCTTCTCCGGACTGGCGCACCACGCGGACTTCGGCTCCGTCGACTGGAGCGGTCTGCGGCTCACGGTGGCCGGCGGCGCGGCCGTGTCGAATGCGGTCGCCGACCTGTGGCTGAGCAAGACCGGCTCGCCCATCCGCGAAGGCTACGGTCTCTCCGAAACCTCGCCCTCGGCCGCCTGCAATCCGACAGCCGGCGAGACGGTGCGCGGCGCCATCGGCCTGCCGCTGCCCTCCACCGAATTCGCGCTGCTCGACGACGACGGTGCGGAAGTCGCCCTCGGCACGCCGGGCGAAATCGCCATCCGCGGTCCGCAGGTGATGGCCGGCTACTGGCAACGGCCGGAAGACACCGCCCATGTCATGACCGCCGCCGGCTTCATGCGCACCGGCGACATCGCGACGGTGGACGAGCGAGGTTTCTTCCGCATCGTCGACCGCAAGAAGGACATGATTCTGGTCAGTGGCTTCAACGTCTATCCGAACGAAATCGAGAACGTCGTCTCCGGACTGGCGGGCGTGCTGGAATGTGCGGCTGTCGGCGTGCCGGACGACAAGACCGGCGAGGCGGTCAAGCTCGTCATCGTGCGCCAGGAGGCGTCGTTGACCGAAGAGCAGGTGCGGCAGTTTTGCCGCGAGCAGCTGACCGGCTACAAGCGGCCCCGTGTCATCGAGTTCCGCGAACAGTTGCCCAAGACCACGGTCGGCAAGGTGCTGCGGCGCGAATTGCGGGACAAGGCCTGATGCCGGCGGATCGCCCGATCTGGGGGCTTCTGAGCGCTCTGCCCGAGGAG
The nucleotide sequence above comes from Xylophilus sp. GOD-11R. Encoded proteins:
- a CDS encoding tripartite tricarboxylate transporter substrate binding protein, with the protein product MIRRQLALAAVGLALAAPAFAQTSYPTKPIRLIVPFPPGGGTDILSRLVAQKLTEATKWTVVPDNRAGAGGTIGIAEAAKAMPTGYDLVMGQKDNMVVAPWLYKNVGYDPTKDLVAVAHVAFTPILIVTSASNPRFRTLGDVVTAARAQPDIITYGSPGNGTTIHLAGEIFKNAAGIQIRHVPYKGSNPAMMDVLAGNVDLMVSSVPSAMGQIKAGKLRPLAVTSARRSTSLPDVPTLAELGYKDVDVSTWYGLFAPAGTPAPVVAQLNREVNKLMAAPEMRNAIHDQGAEPLSMTTDAFGALVKTDYVKWKDIVKASGATIE
- the yajC gene encoding preprotein translocase subunit YajC, which translates into the protein MFISSAFAQTAPAATAAGGGMMSSLTGMLPLVLMFVVLYFIMIRPQMKKQKEHRLMIEAVAKGDEIATAGGIIGRITKLGEGTVSMEVSPGVEVQLQRSAIAQVLPKGTLK
- the secD gene encoding protein translocase subunit SecD; this encodes MNRYPVWKYTILLIVLLVGVLYTLPNFFGEAPAVQVSAAKSAVRVDESTRERVEQALKAASLPTGGVTLDGTSVRARFESTDEQLKARDAVQRALVTDANDPSYVVALNLLSRSPAWLTKLGAVPMYLGLDLRGGVHFMLQVDMNAALDKKVESYAGDLRGALRDKNIRHGGISRDGQAVEVRTRDAATVTAVKNVIADQFPDLVTSDAGDGENARVVARIKPEAVRKVQDQALKQNITTLHNRINELGVAEPVIQQQGADRIVVQLPGVQDTAKAKDILGRTATLEVRMVDESSEARAAERNSGAVPFGDEKYSDRAGQAIVVKKQVVLTGENLTDAQPGFDNQTQQPTVNLTLDAKGSRIFRDVTRDNIGKRMAIVLFEKGKGEVVTAPVIRSEISGGRVQISGSMTTVEANDTALLLRAGSLAAPMEIIEERTIGPSLGAENISRGFHSVAWGLAAIAVFMCIYYALFGVISSIALIVNVMLLVAILSMLQATLTLPGIAAMALALGVAIDSNVLINERIREELRNGATPQAAIATGYDRAWATILDSNVTTLIAGLALLAFGSGPVRGFAVVHCIGILTSMFSAVFFSRGLVNLWYGRRKKLKSVAIGTVWRPGADAASGAVVK
- the secF gene encoding protein translocase subunit SecF, with protein sequence MEFFRIRRDIPFMRHALVLNAVSILTFVAAVFFLLHRGLHLSVEFTGGTVMEVNYAQPPELEAVRKAVAGLGFQDVQVQNFGTARDVMIRLPAQKGVSSAQQSERVLTALQTDPAAGVSLRRVEFVGPQVGEELATDGLKALGVVVLGIMVYLAFRFEWKFAVATVLANLHDVVIILGFFAFFQWEFSLAVLAAVLAVLGYSVNESVVIFDRVRETFRRQRKMDTEAVINHAITSTISRTIITHGSTQMMVLSMFFFGGATLHYFSLALTIGILFGIYSSCFVAAAIAMWLGVKREDLVKPVAAKGDANDPNNGAQV
- a CDS encoding NUDIX hydrolase, with product MTQQPPPVRWKPNVTVAAVMERDGRFLLVEEETADGLKLNNPAGHLDPGETPAQGCAREAMEESAHEFTPTALVGIYISRFTRSRDNEDITYLRFAFSGEVGAEHPELPLDEGIVRAIWMTADEIRACPERHRSPLLLRCLEDYLAGQRFPLTAVYSDPSVTE
- a CDS encoding long-chain-fatty-acid--CoA ligase gives rise to the protein MEKTWLRSYPPEVPAEIDASAYRSLAQLIEEGFRAHADKVAYTFMGADIRFADTQADCGRIAAYLQGLGLAKGDRVALMMPNLPQYPAAVAAVIRAGCVVVNVNPLYTARELEHQLRDSGAKAIFILENFAHTLQQCLPKTSVQHIVLCATGDRLGWLKGALVNLVVRRVKKMVPAFDLPQAVRFNAALARGARLPFRAPEIGPDDIAMLQYTGGTTGVAKGAVLLHRNVLANVLQSEAWHAPAMSKVPGGEQHTFVCALPLYHIFAFTVIMMLALRTGSKAILVPNPRDLKGTLKTLSKQRFHVFPAVNTLFSGLAHHADFGSVDWSGLRLTVAGGAAVSNAVADLWLSKTGSPIREGYGLSETSPSAACNPTAGETVRGAIGLPLPSTEFALLDDDGAEVALGTPGEIAIRGPQVMAGYWQRPEDTAHVMTAAGFMRTGDIATVDERGFFRIVDRKKDMILVSGFNVYPNEIENVVSGLAGVLECAAVGVPDDKTGEAVKLVIVRQEASLTEEQVRQFCREQLTGYKRPRVIEFREQLPKTTVGKVLRRELRDKA